One window from the genome of Deltaproteobacteria bacterium encodes:
- a CDS encoding glycosyltransferase family 2 protein, with protein sequence MEAAPLVSVVIPVFNGEPYLAETIESVIAQTYRPIEIIVVDDGSTDLSAVAAKRFGPPVRYRFQSNAGTAAARNFGVRSARGSFFAFLDQDDLWAENKLTLQIEAFEREPTADVVFGHVRQFHSPGLDPSLKKRIQCPSSLMPGYSPSAMLVKREAFFHVGEFETAWRVGEWANWYVRAVERKLQMIMLPELIALRRLHDSNKGILQHMSINEYPRILKASLDRRRTLE encoded by the coding sequence ATGGAGGCCGCACCCCTCGTAAGCGTAGTCATTCCCGTTTTCAACGGTGAGCCGTATTTGGCTGAGACCATCGAAAGCGTGATCGCACAAACATATAGACCCATAGAGATCATCGTCGTGGATGACGGTTCCACGGATCTTAGCGCCGTTGCCGCTAAACGTTTTGGCCCGCCGGTACGATATCGATTCCAATCCAACGCAGGTACCGCCGCCGCTCGTAATTTCGGCGTTCGCTCCGCAAGAGGTTCATTTTTTGCCTTTCTCGATCAGGACGATCTCTGGGCCGAGAACAAATTGACGTTGCAGATTGAGGCGTTTGAAAGGGAACCTACGGCAGACGTCGTATTCGGTCATGTTCGGCAATTTCACAGCCCGGGATTGGACCCATCCTTGAAGAAGAGGATACAGTGCCCATCCTCCCTCATGCCCGGATATTCACCTTCCGCGATGCTGGTTAAGCGGGAGGCTTTTTTTCATGTCGGTGAGTTCGAGACCGCCTGGCGGGTCGGGGAATGGGCAAATTGGTACGTACGCGCCGTCGAGCGAAAACTCCAAATGATCATGCTTCCGGAGTTGATCGCGTTGAGACGCCTCCACGATTCCAACAAGGGGATTCTCCAACATATGTCCATAAACGAGTACCCCCGCATTCTTAAGGCTTCGCTTGACCGTCGCCGCACACTAGAATGA
- a CDS encoding glycosyltransferase produces the protein MNRPLVSVIMPVRNGERFLREAIESILGQDYPSLELIVVDGQSTDGTGSVVQSFGKIRYIRQEGRLGIGHAKNLGIAAAKGEFLSFISHDDLWPPHKLRTQIDYMVHHPDVQYSLTRVKFFLEPGCSVPRGFRPELLKDDYVGKMPETLVARKSLFDSIGGFNTELTYIEDVEWFARVARSQIPMGIVQEVLLHKRIHDGNASYDPSKMRDIKREIVQIVKKSIEHGRTRHTRDDEKQRR, from the coding sequence ATGAATAGGCCGCTCGTGAGTGTAATCATGCCCGTGAGAAACGGCGAACGGTTTCTGCGAGAAGCGATAGAGAGCATACTTGGTCAAGATTATCCTTCCCTCGAACTTATCGTTGTTGATGGACAATCAACCGACGGCACGGGATCCGTTGTCCAATCGTTCGGGAAGATCAGGTATATCCGTCAAGAAGGAAGGTTAGGTATCGGCCACGCCAAGAATCTTGGGATTGCAGCGGCCAAGGGGGAGTTTCTATCGTTTATTTCCCACGATGACCTGTGGCCCCCCCATAAACTCAGAACCCAGATCGATTATATGGTCCACCATCCGGACGTCCAATATTCGCTAACGAGAGTGAAGTTCTTTCTGGAACCCGGGTGCTCCGTACCCCGTGGTTTCAGACCGGAGCTGTTGAAAGACGACTATGTCGGAAAGATGCCCGAGACATTGGTTGCTCGGAAATCACTCTTTGATTCCATTGGAGGGTTCAATACTGAATTGACCTATATCGAGGACGTTGAGTGGTTTGCTCGTGTCGCCCGGAGCCAAATACCCATGGGGATCGTACAGGAAGTACTGCTTCATAAACGCATTCATGACGGTAACGCTTCATACGACCCTTCGAAAATGCGGGACATTAAGCGGGAAATAGTGCAGATAGTGAAAAAATCGATCGAACATGGTCGGACCAGGCATACAAGGGATGATGAGAAGCAGCGGAGGTAA
- a CDS encoding transposase, with product MRHNRRSIRLHGYDYSRAGVYFVTICAWNRECLFGDAVDGKPILNDFGLKVAESWEWLATRHGYVDLDERVIMPNHLHGVIVITDVLEGGSRTAPTKNRKPIGRLVGAFKTVSTKRINDLRGTPSAKIGQSNYYEHIIRNDDELNRIREYIANNPAQWDVDRENPTVVAGAGSKPAQEWS from the coding sequence ATGCGACATAACCGCCGATCCATCCGATTGCACGGGTACGATTATTCTCGGGCGGGGGTGTATTTTGTGACCATTTGCGCCTGGAATCGGGAATGTCTGTTCGGGGACGCCGTGGACGGGAAACCGATTTTGAACGATTTCGGCCTAAAGGTTGCAGAATCGTGGGAATGGCTGGCGACACGACACGGTTATGTGGACTTGGATGAACGGGTCATCATGCCCAATCATTTGCATGGGGTTATCGTAATTACCGACGTCCTTGAGGGCGGTTCACGAACCGCCCCTACGAAAAACCGCAAACCCATCGGTCGTTTGGTCGGCGCATTCAAAACGGTATCCACCAAACGCATCAACGATCTGCGCGGCACCCCAAGCGCCAAAATAGGACAGAGCAATTATTACGAACACATCATCCGCAATGATGACGAACTGAACCGCATCCGGGAATATATCGCCAATAACCCTGCGCAATGGGATGTAGATCGGGAAAATCCGACCGTTGTCGCAGGGGCTGGTTCTAAACCTGCCCAGGAATGGAGCTGA
- a CDS encoding glycosyltransferase family 4 protein: MEVLSARFLSAMRERGYEFIVVTAENHPGPSHRECDHGIPIYRLPFGAGLSDHNLKEVKETIRRVIEIKRTFNPDIVHLNSIDVSVFFHLLTDTAYPAPSLFTVHSLPPNQSGTHTLMKKMLSSAAWVTTTSEAMLRAVRNLASEVTARSSLIYNGLPQPDVQPSPLPFAGPRLLCIGRIVRDKGFDLAMDAFGVVIDRFPAARLIIAGDGPAMADLDQRAARYRLSGAVEFIGWAPPEEVPELINTATAVIIPSRWEEPFGLVALEAAQMGRPVVAARVGGLAEIVEHQKTGLLFDKEDSAALAKQIIFLLEHKEAATQMGLAARKRAEDTFSFERFLDAYEDLYQKLVGSPGAL, encoded by the coding sequence GTGGAAGTATTAAGCGCGCGGTTCCTGTCCGCCATGCGAGAGCGCGGATATGAGTTCATTGTGGTGACGGCCGAAAACCATCCCGGTCCAAGCCATAGGGAATGCGATCACGGTATTCCGATATATAGACTGCCCTTCGGCGCCGGATTGAGCGATCACAATCTTAAGGAAGTGAAGGAAACAATACGACGAGTAATCGAGATAAAGAGGACCTTCAATCCGGATATCGTCCACTTGAATTCGATTGATGTCAGTGTTTTTTTTCATCTGCTAACGGACACAGCCTACCCCGCCCCTTCGTTGTTTACGGTGCACTCCCTGCCGCCGAATCAGAGTGGGACTCATACGTTGATGAAGAAGATGCTATCCTCGGCCGCATGGGTAACGACAACGTCGGAAGCTATGCTGCGGGCCGTACGTAATCTTGCGAGCGAAGTTACAGCCCGATCGTCCCTGATCTATAACGGTCTCCCTCAACCGGATGTTCAGCCTTCTCCCTTGCCGTTCGCCGGCCCTCGCCTTTTGTGCATTGGACGAATCGTGAGGGATAAAGGGTTCGACTTGGCCATGGATGCGTTTGGGGTTGTAATCGATCGATTTCCCGCGGCTCGACTGATTATCGCAGGAGACGGCCCGGCGATGGCGGACCTCGATCAGCGGGCCGCAAGATATCGACTATCAGGGGCTGTCGAATTCATCGGTTGGGCACCCCCGGAAGAAGTTCCGGAGTTAATCAACACCGCCACAGCGGTGATCATTCCGTCGAGATGGGAAGAACCGTTCGGGCTCGTCGCCCTCGAGGCGGCACAGATGGGTCGGCCGGTCGTGGCCGCTCGAGTTGGCGGCCTGGCTGAGATCGTCGAACACCAAAAGACCGGATTACTCTTTGATAAGGAAGATAGCGCGGCCCTGGCCAAGCAAATCATCTTCCTGCTCGAACACAAAGAGGCGGCGACACAGATGGGACTGGCGGCCAGGAAAAGAGCCGAGGACACATTTAGTTTCGAACGCTTTCTGGATGCCTATGAGGATTTGTACCAAAAATTGGTAGGTTCCCCCGGAGCGCTCTGA
- a CDS encoding serine kinase, with amino-acid sequence MTPDSKAITFFRSAFEAFQRAERDMKITVDRFYSIGGYSIRLRFAGSALVPLMTPALEHLATTHHGSPSLTICLWDSESTGTVMPAPPWSLEDYSARGEVQAHDDDRYFAACHKGSGALSILDRSAGSALWWIRRASLVPFYETGAPLLTILHWWMLGRGLQVVHAGAVGTPEAGVLLVGRGGSGKSTASLACLGSELLYVGDDYCLVRTASDPFVFSLYNSGKLDPDQIKKFPDLTSAANNTDRIATEKVLFLLSRHYSSKIIRGFPIRAIFVLRITGRPETTLSAISAGAALRAVAPNTLFQLPHAGRSTFHEIAALSKQVPCYQLNVGSELQGIPEVILNFLSDG; translated from the coding sequence ATGACTCCGGATTCCAAAGCCATCACTTTCTTCCGCAGCGCCTTTGAAGCCTTTCAGAGAGCGGAACGCGACATGAAGATCACCGTCGATCGTTTCTATTCGATTGGAGGATACTCGATCCGATTGCGCTTTGCAGGCTCGGCCTTAGTACCGCTCATGACACCCGCCTTGGAACATTTGGCTACGACACATCACGGGTCGCCATCACTCACCATTTGCTTATGGGACAGCGAATCCACTGGAACCGTTATGCCGGCGCCTCCGTGGTCCTTGGAAGATTATTCCGCCCGAGGAGAAGTTCAAGCCCACGATGATGACCGTTATTTCGCCGCGTGCCATAAGGGATCCGGCGCTCTGAGCATTCTGGATAGAAGCGCGGGATCAGCTCTCTGGTGGATTCGGCGCGCCTCCCTTGTCCCCTTCTACGAGACCGGGGCGCCCCTGTTGACCATTCTCCACTGGTGGATGCTAGGGCGGGGATTACAGGTTGTGCACGCCGGTGCGGTTGGAACACCGGAGGCCGGAGTGTTGCTGGTGGGCAGAGGAGGTTCCGGCAAATCCACTGCATCTCTTGCTTGTCTGGGCTCTGAACTGCTGTACGTGGGTGACGACTACTGCCTGGTGCGCACGGCCTCCGATCCGTTTGTGTTTAGTCTCTACAACTCGGGCAAGCTCGATCCCGATCAGATCAAGAAATTTCCGGACTTGACGTCGGCTGCCAACAATACGGATCGCATCGCAACTGAAAAGGTTCTATTCCTCCTGAGCCGGCATTATTCTTCCAAAATCATAAGAGGATTTCCAATTCGGGCGATCTTCGTGCTTCGTATAACGGGCCGCCCCGAGACCACATTATCGGCTATTTCGGCGGGAGCCGCGTTAAGAGCGGTCGCGCCGAACACCCTGTTTCAATTGCCGCATGCAGGACGTTCGACGTTCCACGAGATCGCCGCACTCAGTAAACAAGTTCCGTGCTATCAACTGAATGTTGGTAGTGAACTGCAGGGCATACCCGAAGTGATCCTTAATTTTCTATCCGACGGTTGA
- a CDS encoding peptidylprolyl isomerase, with translation MPIVFIMATALLFSGFSSGVLAEKPPSEVVLAKVNEAVITQEDLNRELDNAKARMEQLGAAKQGLSVEAMKGEVLDNLIKRELLYQKSKEAGIVIDEATVNEKIDSVKKRFPGDAEFQAALAEKGLSEKDLRLQVTKGLATKQLLDRDVIRNITVSDQEMHKYFDENPDFFTQPERYHTRHILVTMQKDWDDAKKAEARKKIEDIKTRLDKGEDFAALAKEYSDCPSKDKGGDLGSVSRGQMVKPFEDAVFSMKPGERSGVVETEFGLHLIEVLEIEPPGKVPYDTIKGQIEAFLKRQKTEQELELYVDRLEEKAKIERFLDEKS, from the coding sequence ATGCCAATCGTTTTTATCATGGCAACCGCGCTTCTTTTTTCGGGTTTTTCCTCTGGGGTTCTTGCTGAAAAGCCGCCGTCAGAGGTCGTATTGGCCAAAGTAAATGAGGCTGTCATCACGCAGGAGGATTTGAACCGGGAGCTGGACAACGCCAAAGCGCGAATGGAGCAACTCGGGGCTGCCAAGCAGGGCTTAAGCGTCGAGGCTATGAAAGGGGAAGTTCTGGACAACCTCATCAAGAGGGAGTTGCTGTACCAGAAAAGCAAAGAAGCGGGAATTGTCATTGACGAAGCAACCGTCAACGAGAAGATCGACTCTGTGAAGAAACGGTTCCCGGGAGATGCGGAGTTCCAGGCTGCTCTGGCGGAGAAAGGGTTGTCCGAGAAAGACTTGAGGCTTCAGGTCACGAAAGGGCTGGCCACAAAGCAACTGCTGGATCGCGATGTCATCCGGAACATAACCGTGTCGGATCAGGAAATGCATAAGTATTTTGACGAGAATCCGGACTTTTTCACCCAGCCGGAGCGGTATCATACCCGGCACATTCTGGTGACTATGCAAAAAGATTGGGACGACGCAAAAAAAGCCGAAGCACGAAAGAAGATCGAAGACATCAAGACGCGGTTGGACAAAGGCGAGGACTTTGCCGCTCTGGCCAAGGAATACTCCGATTGTCCGAGCAAGGACAAGGGCGGGGATCTCGGCAGCGTGAGTCGGGGCCAGATGGTCAAGCCGTTCGAAGACGCGGTGTTTTCAATGAAGCCCGGAGAACGAAGCGGGGTAGTCGAAACCGAGTTCGGACTTCATTTGATCGAGGTGCTGGAAATAGAACCCCCGGGCAAGGTGCCCTATGATACGATTAAAGGCCAGATCGAGGCCTTTCTTAAGCGGCAGAAGACCGAGCAGGAATTAGAGCTTTATGTGGATCGATTGGAGGAAAAGGCGAAGATCGAGAGATTCCTTGACGAAAAGTCGTGA
- a CDS encoding PqqD family protein yields the protein MEGDKVTSSDRFSINTHKIVHEVIDDEVVIVNFDNGNYYSLNGVGADIWRLIEKNAALMEIVEELKGRYEGDPVKIAEEVTQLMAELKREELIVLNTDENRERDKDKNRGPAVGRKNNKLPFKRPVLEKYTDMSDMLLLDPIHEVDETGWPALKKEGK from the coding sequence ATGGAAGGAGACAAAGTGACCTCGTCCGATCGTTTCAGCATCAATACGCATAAAATCGTCCATGAAGTGATCGATGATGAAGTAGTTATAGTCAATTTTGACAATGGGAATTACTACAGTCTGAATGGAGTAGGCGCTGACATCTGGCGGCTTATAGAGAAGAACGCTGCCTTGATGGAGATTGTCGAGGAACTCAAAGGCAGGTATGAAGGAGACCCGGTCAAAATAGCCGAAGAAGTAACCCAACTGATGGCCGAGCTAAAAAGGGAAGAACTGATCGTACTCAACACGGACGAGAATCGCGAACGTGATAAAGACAAGAACAGGGGTCCGGCGGTTGGCCGGAAGAATAACAAGCTCCCCTTCAAACGGCCGGTCCTCGAAAAGTACACGGATATGAGCGACATGCTGTTACTCGATCCGATCCATGAAGTGGATGAAACGGGTTGGCCCGCCTTAAAAAAGGAGGGCAAGTAG
- a CDS encoding ABC transporter ATP-binding protein, whose translation MIELTGVHKSFGSQQVLRGVDLKVQPGKITVIIGRSGGGKSVLLKHMIGLVRPDKGSVWVFGSDLAAMNEREMDPIRRRMGMLFQDAALFDSMTVGENVAFPIKEHTNLSTRIVGEMVAQKLEMVGLPGTGKKMPSELSGGMRKRVGLARAIALDPEVLLFDEPTTGLDPIMAEAIDNLIRETQSALGVTAVVISHDIAGTMRIAHCIALLNEGTIVAEGTPEEIDACADPLVRDFLRCRSGDPTARL comes from the coding sequence ATGATCGAGTTGACCGGTGTGCACAAGTCATTTGGCTCCCAACAGGTGCTTCGAGGCGTGGACTTGAAGGTGCAGCCCGGAAAAATTACGGTCATCATCGGGCGCAGTGGCGGGGGGAAAAGCGTCTTGCTGAAGCACATGATCGGCCTGGTGCGTCCGGACAAGGGGAGCGTTTGGGTCTTTGGAAGCGATCTGGCTGCAATGAACGAGCGGGAGATGGACCCCATCAGGCGACGTATGGGTATGTTGTTCCAGGACGCAGCATTGTTCGATTCGATGACGGTTGGCGAGAACGTGGCGTTTCCCATAAAAGAACACACCAACCTGAGCACCAGGATCGTGGGCGAGATGGTTGCTCAAAAGCTTGAGATGGTGGGCTTGCCGGGCACGGGAAAAAAGATGCCTTCCGAACTGAGCGGAGGCATGAGGAAGCGGGTGGGACTGGCCCGGGCTATTGCGCTCGACCCCGAGGTTCTGTTGTTCGATGAGCCCACAACCGGTCTGGATCCCATTATGGCGGAGGCTATCGACAATCTCATCCGGGAGACCCAAAGCGCCTTGGGCGTCACCGCGGTGGTCATCAGTCACGACATCGCCGGCACGATGCGGATTGCGCATTGTATAGCCCTGTTAAATGAAGGTACAATTGTGGCCGAGGGCACGCCGGAAGAGATCGACGCATGCGCGGATCCCCTGGTCCGGGATTTTCTCCGCTGCCGCTCGGGGGATCCAACCGCCCGGCTTTAA
- a CDS encoding FRG domain-containing protein: MEINNLHDLLNAVEKTEKSFRTEVWWRGQTQSWPLMAGIHRPDLGADENRSQCERDLTIRFLHGAMTRHTHWPEGDYPVQLAMMQHYRLPTRLLDWTESPLIALFFAVQNHDDEPGVLWALNPSALNFQEFRTRDLLPPYREDVIGLFQAPFGVAKKDIHRIASVVIRHVDVRMTVQLSAFTVHGANTPLNKHCGKESFLFKYEIPSKSKQLLRLELIGMGIRESNIFPDLDHLADELRKMAKLNLITGL; the protein is encoded by the coding sequence ATGGAAATTAATAATCTGCATGACCTCTTAAATGCTGTTGAGAAAACTGAAAAATCATTTCGGACTGAGGTTTGGTGGCGAGGACAGACTCAAAGCTGGCCGCTCATGGCAGGAATACATCGTCCCGATTTGGGCGCTGATGAGAATAGATCGCAATGTGAAAGGGATTTAACAATAAGGTTCCTACATGGGGCAATGACGAGACATACTCACTGGCCTGAAGGTGATTATCCAGTCCAACTTGCAATGATGCAGCATTATCGGCTTCCAACAAGACTTCTCGACTGGACAGAGTCTCCATTAATAGCATTGTTTTTTGCCGTACAAAACCATGATGATGAGCCGGGAGTATTATGGGCATTAAATCCATCGGCGCTTAATTTTCAAGAGTTTCGGACAAGAGATTTATTGCCTCCCTATAGGGAAGATGTCATAGGCTTATTTCAAGCCCCTTTTGGGGTCGCCAAGAAAGACATCCATCGTATAGCCTCTGTTGTTATACGGCACGTAGATGTTAGGATGACCGTGCAATTATCAGCTTTTACAGTTCATGGAGCAAACACTCCCCTAAATAAACACTGTGGAAAAGAGTCATTCCTGTTTAAGTATGAGATTCCTTCGAAATCGAAGCAATTATTACGTTTGGAGTTGATTGGGATGGGCATAAGGGAATCTAATATTTTCCCTGATTTGGATCACTTGGCAGATGAGTTAAGAAAAATGGCCAAACTTAATCTCATTACTGGTCTTTGA
- a CDS encoding cold shock domain-containing protein translates to MAKGIVKWFSDKKGYGFIEQEGGRDVFVHFSSIDMPGFKTLAEGEKVDFEVEESERGPVAKKVTRC, encoded by the coding sequence TTGGCGAAAGGGATTGTGAAGTGGTTTAGTGACAAGAAGGGTTATGGTTTCATAGAGCAAGAAGGGGGAAGGGACGTATTCGTACATTTTTCTTCCATCGACATGCCGGGATTCAAGACACTTGCAGAAGGTGAGAAAGTGGATTTCGAGGTAGAGGAAAGCGAGCGGGGACCTGTTGCCAAGAAGGTCACAAGATGTTGA
- a CDS encoding ABC transporter permease — MLALIARLGGAAIQFVEEMGRIFILSGQCAYWMFRPPFRFRNLFTQMEFVGVKSIFVVTLTGVFTGMVFALQSYKGFHLFGAESLVGPVVTLSITRELSPVLASLMVTGRAGSAMAAELGSMKVTEQIDALRAMAVNPVKHLVAPRVLAGILMTPVLTGLTDFIGIAGGYFVAVDLMGLDSGTFIGKIQDYVVIGDILHGLYKSMFFGLILSMIGCYKGLGARGGAQGVGRATTQSVVISSVLILVSDYVFTALTF, encoded by the coding sequence ATGCTCGCGCTTATCGCCCGACTGGGTGGGGCCGCCATCCAGTTCGTTGAGGAAATGGGCAGGATTTTCATCCTGTCGGGTCAGTGCGCCTATTGGATGTTTCGTCCTCCTTTTCGGTTCCGCAACCTGTTTACACAGATGGAGTTCGTAGGGGTCAAATCCATTTTCGTGGTGACCCTCACGGGGGTTTTTACGGGAATGGTATTTGCCCTGCAGAGCTACAAGGGATTTCATCTCTTTGGCGCGGAGAGCCTGGTGGGCCCCGTAGTGACGTTATCCATCACCAGGGAGCTGAGCCCCGTGCTGGCCTCATTAATGGTTACGGGCCGGGCCGGTTCAGCTATGGCGGCGGAACTGGGCTCCATGAAGGTCACCGAACAGATCGACGCCTTGCGGGCCATGGCCGTCAATCCGGTGAAGCATTTGGTGGCGCCCCGCGTGCTGGCGGGCATACTCATGACACCGGTGCTCACGGGGCTCACGGATTTCATCGGCATTGCGGGGGGATACTTTGTGGCAGTGGACCTCATGGGGCTGGACTCGGGTACGTTCATAGGAAAGATCCAGGATTACGTGGTGATCGGGGATATCCTGCATGGACTATATAAGTCCATGTTTTTTGGACTGATTCTAAGTATGATCGGTTGCTACAAGGGTCTTGGCGCCCGTGGCGGCGCCCAGGGCGTGGGACGAGCCACGACGCAATCCGTGGTGATATCGTCCGTGCTGATTCTGGTGTCGGACTATGTTTTTACAGCCCTCACCTTTTAA